A stretch of Segatella copri DNA encodes these proteins:
- a CDS encoding TraG family conjugative transposon ATPase has protein sequence MRNIRKSSTLESKFPLLAVEQGCIISKDGDITVAYEVTLPEIFTVTSQEYESVHAAWCKAIKVLPDYSIVHKQDWFVKENYEPDLLKSDMSFLSRSYERHFNERPYLHHQCYLFLSKTSKERMAHQSNFSTLCRGHIIPKEIKDKETVARFLDAVEQFARIINDSGYISLRRLTDEEITGTERTTGLVGKYLSLSTENVQCLEDMELSASGMRIGNKHLCLHTLSQTEDLPTEVSTDNRFERLSTDRSDCRLSFAAPVGLLLSCNHIYNQYVFIDNSDETLQKFEKTARNMHSLSRYSRQNAINKEWIDEYLNEAHSQGLQSVRAHFNVMAWGEDMEELKHLRNDVGSQLASMECVPRHNTVDCPTLFWAAIPGNEGDFPSEESFHTFVEQSVCLFTEETNYMDSPSPFGIKMADRISGKPLHIDISDLPMRKGVTTNRNKFVLGPSGSGKSFFMNHLVRQYYEQGTHVVLVDTGNSYQGLCEMINRKTGGKDGIYYTYTDESPISFNPFFTEDKVFDIEKRESIKTLLLTLWKKDNEPATRAEEVALSNAVSLYIGKLKEESDIVPCFNTFYEFVGTEYRKVLEEKKVREKDFDIDGFLNVLEPYYKGGEYDYLLNSDKELDLLHKRFIVFEIDSIKDHPILFPVTTIIIMELFINKMRRLKGIRKMIVIEEAWKAIASANMASYIKYLYKTVRKFFGEAVVVTQEVEDIISSAIVKDSIINNSDCKILLDQRKFMNKFEQIQSLLGLTEKEKSQILSINQSNDPSRLYKEVWIGLGGTQSAVYATEVSTQEYLAYTTEESEKLEVRALAEKLGDDMEAAIRQLAEDKQENK, from the coding sequence ATGAGAAATATCAGAAAATCAAGCACCCTTGAGAGCAAGTTTCCGCTGCTTGCCGTGGAGCAAGGCTGCATCATCTCCAAGGATGGCGACATCACGGTCGCCTACGAGGTGACACTCCCCGAAATCTTCACGGTAACATCGCAGGAGTATGAGTCGGTACATGCCGCATGGTGCAAGGCTATCAAGGTGCTGCCCGACTACAGCATCGTACACAAGCAGGACTGGTTCGTGAAAGAGAACTACGAACCGGACTTGCTGAAAAGCGATATGAGCTTTCTGTCAAGAAGCTACGAGAGACACTTCAATGAGCGTCCTTACCTGCATCACCAGTGTTACCTGTTCCTTAGCAAGACCTCCAAGGAGCGCATGGCACACCAGAGCAATTTTTCCACCTTGTGCCGTGGGCATATCATCCCCAAGGAAATCAAGGACAAGGAAACGGTCGCAAGATTCCTCGATGCCGTGGAGCAGTTCGCAAGAATCATCAACGACTCCGGCTATATCTCCTTACGCAGACTGACGGATGAGGAAATCACAGGCACGGAACGGACAACGGGACTTGTAGGCAAGTACCTCTCGCTCTCCACGGAGAACGTGCAATGTTTGGAGGATATGGAATTGTCTGCAAGTGGTATGCGTATAGGAAACAAACATCTTTGTCTGCATACCTTGTCACAAACGGAAGACCTGCCAACGGAAGTATCTACGGACAACCGCTTTGAGCGATTGTCAACTGACCGAAGTGACTGCCGTCTGTCCTTTGCCGCTCCAGTTGGCTTGCTGTTGTCCTGCAACCATATCTATAACCAGTATGTATTCATAGACAACAGTGACGAGACCTTGCAGAAGTTCGAGAAAACCGCCCGTAACATGCACTCGCTGTCAAGGTACAGCCGACAGAACGCCATCAACAAGGAATGGATTGACGAGTATTTGAACGAGGCTCACTCACAAGGCTTGCAGTCTGTCCGTGCCCATTTCAATGTTATGGCATGGGGCGAGGATATGGAAGAGTTGAAGCATCTTCGCAATGATGTGGGCAGTCAGTTGGCAAGCATGGAATGTGTGCCACGCCACAATACGGTGGATTGTCCGACATTATTCTGGGCTGCGATACCCGGCAACGAGGGTGATTTCCCGTCAGAGGAAAGTTTCCATACCTTCGTTGAGCAGTCGGTATGCCTCTTCACGGAGGAAACCAACTATATGGATTCTCCCTCACCGTTCGGCATCAAAATGGCAGACCGCATCAGTGGAAAGCCGCTGCACATTGACATCTCTGACCTGCCGATGAGAAAAGGCGTGACAACCAATCGCAACAAGTTCGTGCTCGGACCCTCGGGAAGCGGAAAGTCGTTCTTCATGAACCATCTCGTCAGACAGTATTACGAGCAAGGCACGCATGTGGTCTTGGTCGATACGGGAAACTCCTACCAGGGACTCTGCGAGATGATCAACAGAAAGACAGGCGGAAAGGACGGTATCTACTATACCTATACGGATGAGAGTCCCATCTCATTCAATCCCTTTTTCACCGAGGATAAGGTCTTTGACATCGAGAAGCGAGAGAGCATCAAGACATTGCTCCTGACACTTTGGAAGAAGGACAACGAGCCAGCCACACGAGCAGAAGAGGTCGCCTTGTCGAATGCCGTGTCGCTCTACATCGGTAAACTGAAAGAGGAAAGCGACATCGTTCCATGCTTCAATACCTTCTATGAGTTTGTGGGAACGGAATACCGCAAGGTTCTGGAAGAAAAGAAAGTCCGTGAGAAAGATTTTGATATAGACGGATTTCTCAACGTGCTGGAACCTTACTACAAAGGTGGCGAATATGACTATCTGCTTAACTCAGACAAGGAGCTTGACCTGCTGCACAAGCGGTTCATCGTTTTCGAGATTGATTCCATCAAGGACCATCCAATCCTGTTCCCGGTCACGACCATCATCATCATGGAGTTGTTCATCAACAAGATGCGCCGCCTGAAAGGCATCCGTAAGATGATAGTGATAGAAGAAGCATGGAAAGCGATAGCTTCGGCAAACATGGCTTCCTATATCAAGTATCTCTATAAGACGGTCAGAAAGTTCTTCGGTGAGGCGGTTGTGGTGACGCAGGAAGTCGAGGACATCATATCCTCCGCTATCGTGAAGGACAGTATCATCAACAACTCAGACTGCAAGATACTCCTTGACCAGAGGAAGTTCATGAACAAGTTCGAGCAGATACAGTCATTGCTCGGATTGACGGAAAAGGAGAAGTCGCAGATTCTCTCCATCAACCAGTCCAACGACCCGTCACGTCTCTACAAGGAAGTATGGATAGGACTTGGCGGAACGCAGTCGGCAGTATATGCCACAGAGGTGTCCACGCAGGAATATCTCGCCTATACGACTGAGGAAAGTGAGAAACTGGAGGTAAGGGCATTGGCGGAGAAACTCGGTGACGACATGGAAGCTGCCATCCGACAGCTTGCAGAGGACAAACAAGAGAACAAGTAA